Proteins co-encoded in one Erinaceus europaeus chromosome 2, mEriEur2.1, whole genome shotgun sequence genomic window:
- the LOC103107606 gene encoding olfactory receptor 14C36 → MHNSTTIMEFLLMGFSDVWELRIIHALSFFLMYLVTVIGNVLIVTVTTFDRSLHTPMYFFLRNLSILDACYISVTVPNSCINSMLDNSTISKVGCIAQVFLVVFFVYVELLFLTIMARDRYVAICQPLHYTMIMSPRICSQMTLASILSGLIYASMHTSNTFRLPFCQSNVIHQFFCDIPSLLKLSCSDIFSNEMVIIASSLGIGGGCFIFIIRSYIHIFSTVLKFPSGADRTKAFSTCVPHILVVSVFLSSGFYVYLRPSAITATVQDMVLSVFYSIIPPLFNPIIYSLRNEQIKRVIKRMMGRMFYSRNV, encoded by the coding sequence ATGCACAACTCTACTACGATAATGGAATTTCTTCTGATGGGGTTTTCAGATGTTTGGGAACTACGGATCATACATGCCTTGTCCTTCTTTCTCATGTATTTGGTCACTGTAATAGGGAATGTTCTTATTGTTACAGTCACCACCTTTGACAGGAGTCTTCACACTCCCATGTATTTCTTCCTCAGGAATCTGTCCATCTTAGATGCATGCTACATCTCTGTAACAGTTCCTAACTCATGCATCAATTCCATGCTTGACAACAGCACCATTTCAAAGGTTGGGTGTATAGCTCAGGTTTTCCTTGTGGTTTTCTTTGTATATGTGGAGCTTCTGTTTCTCACGATCATGGCCCGTGACCGTTATGTGGCCATCTGTCAGCCTCTCCATTACACTATGATCATGAGCCCTCGGATATGCAGCCAAATGACACTGGCTTCCATACTCAGTGGTCTCATCTATGCAAGTATGCACACTAGTAACACATTCCGGTTACCCTTCTGCCAGTCCAATGTCATTCATCAGTTTTTCTGTGACATCCCCTCTCTGTTGAAGCTTTCCTGCTCTGACATATTTAGCAATGAGATGGTGATTATTGCTTCTAGCCTGGGGATTGGCGGTGGCTGTTTTATCTTCATCATCAGGTCTTACATTCACATATTTTCTACTGTGCTCAAGTTTCCAAGTGGAGCAGATAGAACAAAGGCCTTTTCGACCTGTGTCCCTCACATCcttgtggtgtctgtcttcctcagcTCAGGCTTCTATGTATACCTGAGACCATCTGCAATCACTGCCACAGTCCAGGACATGGTTCTCTCAGTTTTCTATTCCATAATCCCCCCACTTTTCAACCCTATTATCTACAGTCTtagaaatgaacaaataaaacgtGTCATCAAGAGAATGATGGGAAGAATGTTTTACTCAAGAAATGTATAA